One Danio aesculapii chromosome 11, fDanAes4.1, whole genome shotgun sequence genomic region harbors:
- the ccl44 gene encoding chemokine (C-C motif) ligand 44, giving the protein MFLQTVSILFLSAVLFGCLEGKGVQMQRDVQCCMQYSHGKVRTKDVLRYERQTEGPDCSIRAIILYTKKAVKCADPRDRKVKRLLRKLNQRLGAKARRTMWLHPHLNLPVMSEVAVVNSQKMNKTK; this is encoded by the exons ATGTTCCTGCAGACTGTCTCCATCCTCTTCCTCTCGGCCGTCCTCTTCGGCTGCCTGGAAG gGAAGGGTGTGCAAATGCAGCGAGATGTTCAGTGCTGCATGCAGTACTCTCACGGCAAAGTCCGGACCAAAGATGTCCTGAGGTATGAGAGGCAGACGGAGGGGCCGGATTGCAGCATAAGAGCCATCAT ATTGTACACCAAAAAGGCAGTGAAGTGCGCTGATCCGAGGGACAGGAAGGTGAAGAGGTTACTACGGAAACTGAACCAGAGGCTGGGAGCCAAAGCCCGCAGGACCATGTGGTTACATCCACATTTGAATCTGCCTGTTATGTCGGAG GTCGCTGTTGTGAATTCCCAAAAGATGAACAAG